The genomic DNA AGAGGAGAAAATACTCACTATCACAGAAAGAGGATATGGAAAAAGAACTGATTTAGAAGAGTATCCATTACAATCAAGAGGTGGAAAAGGAGTAATAAACATAAAATCAAATATAAAAACAGGAGATGTAGTAGAAATAAAATCTGTAAATGATGATGAAGAACTTATGGCTATCACATCAAATGGTATAGTAATACGTACACCTGTTGAAAAAATATCTAATATAGGTAGAGCTACTCAAGGAGTAAAAGTTATGAGAGTAGCAGAAAATGAAAAAGTGGTATCTATTGTAAAAGTGAAAAAAAATTTAGAAGATGAGATAGATATTGAGGAAGAAGAATAAACCGGTTTATCCGGTTTATTTTTGTATATAAACAAAAATAAAATTTTGAAAATAATTGAAAACAGATAAAAAATAGCTTATACTAAAAAATGTATTAATATTATAATTATATGTATATAAACAAAAATATTATTTTTTAGATTTTTATCTAAGAATGTAAAAAAAGAGTCTTTTTTGGCTTAATTTAAATTAATTATTTTAATTTATATAATGTTTTATAAAATTAAATGGAGGAAAAATGAATTTTACAATAGATTTAGAAGAAAAAGAAATATATAGAGGGAAAATACCTTTTTTTCTTATGAACAAAAATAAAAATATCATATATCTTTCAGGATTAAATAAGAATATAGATGATTATTACTTTGGAATAAAAGACTTTTCAAATAAAAATCTTTTAAAAATAGAAAACTATAATTATACAGATATAGAATGGAAAGAAAAAAATATAGAATTATTAAATATATTAAAAAAAGAGAATTCAATTATTTTTATTAGTTTAAATGCTGTATTTAAAGAATATTTTTCTAAAATAAAATTTTTTACTATTTATAAAGAAAAAGAATATAAAATAAATAAAATTATTAAATTTTTAGAAGAGAATGGATATACTAGAAATTATATAATAGAATCTATTGGTGAATACAGTATAAGGGGAGATATAATTGATATATTTTCTCCGTCATATGATCATCCAATTAGATTAGAATTTTTTGATAATTTTTTAGAAGATATAAGATATTTTGATATAGATACTCAAAAATCTATAGAAAAAATAGAACATATTGATATAAATAGTAATATAGGAAATAGTGAAAAATATAGTTTTTTAGAACTTTTAAATAAATTAAAGTATAAAAATTATGAGATTATTATAGAAAATAAAGAGTTTTTAGATTATAAACTTGAAGAATACATACTAAATAATAGAGAAAAAGAGAATAAGATAAGAGAAGAATATGCAAAAATTATTTTTGATAATATACATATATTTACAAAAAGATTAAATGAAAATTTTGTCAGTAAGTTAAAAGATTATGACTATATAAAAGAGTATTCTAAAAATAAGACTATTTATATTTTTACAGAAGAAAAAAGAAGATATGAAGAGATATTTAAAGGATATAAAAATATAATTATAGAGAGAAAAAATTATTTTGAAGGATTTGAAACAGCAAAAGAATTAGTAATTACTGATAGAGAGTTAAAAGGAATAAGAGTTGTAAGACTTGAAAAAAGAAAAGAAGGATTAAAACTAAAAAATATAAATCAAATAATAAAAGGTGATTATGTAATACATGAAAATCATGGTGTAGGTATATATTTAGGAATAGAAGAGATAGATAATAAAGATTATTTAGCTATTAAATATGCTGATGCAGATAAACTTTATGTACCAATTGATGGCATAAATAAAATAGAAAAATATATAAATGAACCAGGAAAAATTCCTGAAATATATAATTTGGGAAGAAAAGGATTTAAAAAAAGAAAAGAAAAAATAAGAAAAGATATAGAGGAGTTTGCAAAAGAATTAGTTCAAATTCAAGCAAAAAGAGAAGCTGCAGTTGGATTTAAATTTTCAAAAGATACAGTATGGCAAGAAGAGTTTGAAGAAGGATTTCCATATAATGAAACAAAAGATCAATTAAAAGCTATAAATGATACTAAGAGAGATATGGAAAGTTATAAAGTAATGGATAGAATAGTTTGTGGTGATGTAGGATATGGAAAAACAGAGATAGCACTTCGTGCAGCATTTAAAGCAGTAATGGATGGAAAGCAAGTAGTTATGCTTACACCAACAACTGTTTTAGCACATCAACATTATGAAAGGTTTATAGAAAGATTTAAAAATTTCCCTGTAGATATAAAACTATTGTCAAGACTTGAGTCAAGAGGTAGTCAAAATAAAGTTGTAGAAGGATTAAAAAATGGTTCAGTTGATATAGTAATAGGAACACATAGGTTATTATCAACTGATATTAGTTTTAAAGATTTAGGCTTGATAATAATAGACGAAGAGCAAAAATTTGGAGTAAAAGCAAAAGAAAAATTAAAGACTTTAAGAATTGCAGTAGACACACTTACACTTACAGCTACTCCTATACCTCGTACACTGAATTTAGCTTTATTAGGAATAAGAGATATATCTATAATAGAAACAGCACCAGAAAATAGAAAGCCAGTAGAAATAAAATTTTTAGAAAAAGAAAAAAATAAAATAAAAGAAGTTATTTTAAAAGAAAAAGCTAGAGAAGGACAAATATTTTATCTTTTTAATTCAATAAAAGGTATGGAAAATAAATTAAATGAATTAAGAAAAATATTACCAGATTATATAGAAATAGATTTTATTCATGGACAAATGCCAGCTAATCAAATAAAAGAAAAAATAGTAAAATTTGAAAATGGAGAATTTGATCTTTTACTTACAACAACAATTATAGAAAATGGTATAGATATAGTAAATGCAAATACAATTATAATTGAAGGAATAGAAAAATTAGGACTTGCACAAATATATCAATTAAAAGGTAGAGTTGGTAGAGGAAATAAAAAAGGATATTGTTATTTATTATTAGAAAAAGAAAGAAAACTTAGTAAAAAAACAAAGCTTCGTAAAGAAACATTGGAAAATATAAATGTGCTTGGAGGAGGTTTTCAATTATCATTAGAAGATATGAGAATAAGAGGAGCAGGAGAAATACTAGGAGACAAGCAACACGGTGCTATTGATACATTTGGATATGATTTATATATAAAAATGCTTAATGAAGAAATGAAGAAATTAAAAAACGAAGAAATCCAAAAAGAATTGTATATAGACATTAATAAAAAAGGTTATATACCTAATGATTATATAAATGAAACTGAAAAAATTAGAGTATATAAAAGAATTTTAAGTTGTAAAAAAATTATAGAATTAAAAGAATTAAAAAATGAAATAATAGATAGATTTTCTAAAATGCCTAAAGAAACAGAGGAGCTTTTTGAGTATTATGAGATAAAATTACTAGCTAAGGAAGTAGGAATATTGGAATTAATAGAAACAAAAGAAGGGTATTTTATGAAATTAGATGAAAATAAAATTGAAATAGATAGAATAAATGTGTTAATATTAAAAGGTAAACTAAAATATATATCAACTAAAAAAGCAATTATTTATAATGGAAATATAAAAAAATTTTTAATAAACTTAAAAGAAGGAGAGAACTAAATGAAAAAAATATTAGTTATAGCAATATTATTAGTATCAGTAGTATCATGTAATAATAAAAAACAGGTAAAAGAAAAAGTGGTAGAAAAAACAGAAAAAGTGGAACTTATGGATAAAAATGAAACGCCTAAAAATGCATTAGCAAGAGTAGGAGACGAAGTAATAACAGAAGATGAAGTTGAAATGGTATTAAAAAGCATACCAGAACAATATAAAGATTATTATAGTAGTGAAGAAGGGAAAAAAGAAATATTAAAAGAATTAGTAGAACAAAAATTAATAAAAAAAGAAGCCGAAAAATTAGGTTTAGATAATGATAAAGAATTACAAAAAGAATTAAATTTATATAAAGAAAGATTACTTATTAATAGTTATATAAATAAAAATATTATTAAAAAAATTGATGTAACAGAAGATGAGTTAAAAGCATATTATGAAGCAAATAAAGAAAATTATAAAATACCAGAACAGGTAAATGCTTCTCATATATTAATATTAACAATGAATTTAAATGAAAAAGAGAAAAAAGCTGCCTATAAAAAAGCTCAAGATGTATTTAAATTGGTGAAAGAAGGAAAAGATTTTCATGAATTAGCAAAACAATATTCAGAAGGACCTTCAGCAAAAGACGGAGGAAGACTTGGTTGGTTTGAAAAAGAAAGAATGGTAAAAGAATTTTCAGATGCTGCTTTTAGTACTGAAAAAGGAAAAGTATATGACGGAATTGTAGAAACAAAATATGGTTATCATATAATACTTACAGAAGATAAAAAAGAATCTTCATATATACCATTTGAAGAAAAAGAAAAAGAATTAAAAGAAGAACTTTTAAATAAAAAAAGATTAGATGAATATAATAAAACATTAGAAAGATTAAAAAAAGAGTATAATATCGAGGAGATGTAATGAACAAGTTTCAAGAATTAATTGAAATAATGAAAAAACTTAGAAAAGATTGTCCTTGGGATAAAGAACAAACCTTAGATAGTTTAAAACCTTATCTTTTAGAAGAATCATACGAGCTTATAGATGCAATAGATAAAAAAGATTATAACGAATTAAAATCAGAACTTGGAGATTTACTTCTTCAAGTTGTTTTTCAATCTGAAATAATGGAAGAAGAAAAGAGGTTTAATATAGATGATGTTATTGAAAAATTAAATGAAAAACTTATTAGACGTCATCCGCATGTATTTAAAGATGTAGAAGTAGAAAATAGTGATGAAGTATTAAAAAATTGGGAAGAAATAAAGAAAACAGAAAAAGAACATTTAGATAGAGTATCAGTTCTTGATGGGATTCCAAATTCTTTACCACCATTAATTAGAGCAACAAAATTGCAAAAGAAAGTTAAAAAAATAGGATTTGAATTTGAAAAAATAGATGATGTAATAGAAAAAATAGATGAAGAAGTATTAGAATTTAAAGAGGCAATAAAAAATAAAGATATTAAAAATTTAGAAGAAGAGCTTGGAGATATAATATTTACTTTAGTAAATATTAGTAGATTTTTAAAAATTGATATAACAAATGCTCTTATAAAAACAAATAGAAAATTTGAAGAAAGATTTAGATTTGTGGAGAAAAATTTAGATTTGAAAAATTCTACTTTAGAAGAAATGGATAAAATGTGGGAAGAAGCAAAGAAAAAAATCTAAAATTACTTAATATGTATATAAACAAAAATAATTTTATAAAAAATTATTTTAATAGAAAGGATTTTTTTATGAGATTAGATAAATTTTTAAAAACTGCTAGAATAATAAAAAGAAGACCAATTGCTAAAAAAGTAGCTGATAATAAAAAAATAAAAATAAATGGCAAAATAGCAAAATCAGCTACAAATGTAAATATGGGAGATATATTAGAAGTAGAATATTTTAATAGATATATGAAAATAGAAGTATTAGAAGTACCAAAAGGAAATGTAAAAAAAGAAAAAGCAAGTGAGCTAATAAAAGTAATAGAAACAAAAAAAATAGAAACAAATGAGTTAGCATTTTTAGAGGAAGATGAGCTAGATGAAGAGTTATAAAGAAAAAGCAAATGCTAAAATTAATATAGGACTTAATATATTAGAAAAACTAGAAAATGGATATCATAGTTTAGATATGATAATGGCTCCAATTGATTTATCAGATATATTAGAAATAAAATTTAATGAAAAAAAAGGAAATTTAAAAATATTTTGTAATAAAAATGATGTGCCTATTAATGAAAATAATATTATATATAAAATATATAATAAATTTTATGAATATACCTCTTTACAACGCGAAGATATAGAGGTAAAATTAATAAAGAGAATTCCTAGTGAAGCAGGACTAGGTGGAGGAAGTTCTGATGGGGCTACATTTTTAAAAGTTTTAAATAATTATAATAATAATATTTTGTCTACTAACGAAATGATAAATATTTCAAAAGATATTGGAGCAGATATACCGTTTTTTATAATTAATAAAACAACAAGAGTAAAAGGTATTGGAGAAAAATTAGAAATTATAGAAAATAAATTAGAAAGTGATATTATACTAGTAAAGCCTAGTTTTGGAATTAGTACAAAAGATGCATATATAAATTATTCTAATTTAAAAAATAAAAACAATGCAAATATAGAAAAAATAATAAAGGGATTAAAAGAAAATGACGTAAATTTAGTTAGAGATAACATAGATAATCATTTACAACAATCTGCAAAACTTTTTAAAAATGAATTGGAAAAATTTGAAAAAGAACTATATAAATTGACAAAATTAAAATTTTATATGACAGGTAGTGGAAGTTGTTATTATAGTTTTGTAG from Hypnocyclicus thermotrophus includes the following:
- the mfd gene encoding transcription-repair coupling factor; protein product: MNFTIDLEEKEIYRGKIPFFLMNKNKNIIYLSGLNKNIDDYYFGIKDFSNKNLLKIENYNYTDIEWKEKNIELLNILKKENSIIFISLNAVFKEYFSKIKFFTIYKEKEYKINKIIKFLEENGYTRNYIIESIGEYSIRGDIIDIFSPSYDHPIRLEFFDNFLEDIRYFDIDTQKSIEKIEHIDINSNIGNSEKYSFLELLNKLKYKNYEIIIENKEFLDYKLEEYILNNREKENKIREEYAKIIFDNIHIFTKRLNENFVSKLKDYDYIKEYSKNKTIYIFTEEKRRYEEIFKGYKNIIIERKNYFEGFETAKELVITDRELKGIRVVRLEKRKEGLKLKNINQIIKGDYVIHENHGVGIYLGIEEIDNKDYLAIKYADADKLYVPIDGINKIEKYINEPGKIPEIYNLGRKGFKKRKEKIRKDIEEFAKELVQIQAKREAAVGFKFSKDTVWQEEFEEGFPYNETKDQLKAINDTKRDMESYKVMDRIVCGDVGYGKTEIALRAAFKAVMDGKQVVMLTPTTVLAHQHYERFIERFKNFPVDIKLLSRLESRGSQNKVVEGLKNGSVDIVIGTHRLLSTDISFKDLGLIIIDEEQKFGVKAKEKLKTLRIAVDTLTLTATPIPRTLNLALLGIRDISIIETAPENRKPVEIKFLEKEKNKIKEVILKEKAREGQIFYLFNSIKGMENKLNELRKILPDYIEIDFIHGQMPANQIKEKIVKFENGEFDLLLTTTIIENGIDIVNANTIIIEGIEKLGLAQIYQLKGRVGRGNKKGYCYLLLEKERKLSKKTKLRKETLENINVLGGGFQLSLEDMRIRGAGEILGDKQHGAIDTFGYDLYIKMLNEEMKKLKNEEIQKELYIDINKKGYIPNDYINETEKIRVYKRILSCKKIIELKELKNEIIDRFSKMPKETEELFEYYEIKLLAKEVGILELIETKEGYFMKLDENKIEIDRINVLILKGKLKYISTKKAIIYNGNIKKFLINLKEGEN
- a CDS encoding peptidylprolyl isomerase translates to MKKILVIAILLVSVVSCNNKKQVKEKVVEKTEKVELMDKNETPKNALARVGDEVITEDEVEMVLKSIPEQYKDYYSSEEGKKEILKELVEQKLIKKEAEKLGLDNDKELQKELNLYKERLLINSYINKNIIKKIDVTEDELKAYYEANKENYKIPEQVNASHILILTMNLNEKEKKAAYKKAQDVFKLVKEGKDFHELAKQYSEGPSAKDGGRLGWFEKERMVKEFSDAAFSTEKGKVYDGIVETKYGYHIILTEDKKESSYIPFEEKEKELKEELLNKKRLDEYNKTLERLKKEYNIEEM
- the mazG gene encoding nucleoside triphosphate pyrophosphohydrolase, which codes for MNKFQELIEIMKKLRKDCPWDKEQTLDSLKPYLLEESYELIDAIDKKDYNELKSELGDLLLQVVFQSEIMEEEKRFNIDDVIEKLNEKLIRRHPHVFKDVEVENSDEVLKNWEEIKKTEKEHLDRVSVLDGIPNSLPPLIRATKLQKKVKKIGFEFEKIDDVIEKIDEEVLEFKEAIKNKDIKNLEEELGDIIFTLVNISRFLKIDITNALIKTNRKFEERFRFVEKNLDLKNSTLEEMDKMWEEAKKKI
- a CDS encoding RNA-binding S4 domain-containing protein, with translation MRLDKFLKTARIIKRRPIAKKVADNKKIKINGKIAKSATNVNMGDILEVEYFNRYMKIEVLEVPKGNVKKEKASELIKVIETKKIETNELAFLEEDELDEEL
- the ispE gene encoding 4-(cytidine 5'-diphospho)-2-C-methyl-D-erythritol kinase, encoding MKSYKEKANAKINIGLNILEKLENGYHSLDMIMAPIDLSDILEIKFNEKKGNLKIFCNKNDVPINENNIIYKIYNKFYEYTSLQREDIEVKLIKRIPSEAGLGGGSSDGATFLKVLNNYNNNILSTNEMINISKDIGADIPFFIINKTTRVKGIGEKLEIIENKLESDIILVKPSFGISTKDAYINYSNLKNKNNANIEKIIKGLKENDVNLVRDNIDNHLQQSAKLFKNELEKFEKELYKLTKLKFYMTGSGSCYYSFVEKKDSKKIINLLKNKYGTYFISLTRFY